ACGTTTGGAGCATGAATTAAGCAAAAAGGGGATTAGTGTTATTTTACTCCCCTTATTTTACATTGAAATCCTTGCCACACATTGTTCCACTCCTTGCCACACACTATTTTATTCTCTCGATCGGATGCATTTCGAGACCACTTAAAGTTATGTTTTTCACAGGGTCAATCTTAGCCAAGATCGACCCTAAGATTCTTCCTACATTTAAAAAGctctttgaagaaaatttttggTATCTCTTGGGACATCTTGGGGCAACCTTAGCCTGTATCATACTACATAATGCAGATGTTCTTTAGCTTGAGGCTATCTCGGAGCAACTTTGGCCCGTGATCATTGACATAATTGCTTTTGTTTTCAGGTTGGTGCATCCTGGAGCCACAATGACCCAAGAATAGTTAACCTAAATGCTTTCGTTTTCAACTCAAGGACTGTCATGACAAATTCGGCTCGAAAAAAGTTAAcctcaatttcaaaagtttaacaAAAAACACACTATCTCAGTGACGCACCCGACCGAAAGAGatcaaaaaatttctttcaacttttttaaaatctggGAAAAATCTCAAGGAGATTGAccctgaaaaaaaaaacaaaaaatttagtgGTCCCAAGATGCACTTGACTAAGAGAATTAAACAGTGTGACAAATATTTGGGTGTAAAATAAGGAGAGTAAAATAACCCTAATCCCTCTTTTGCTTAATCCATGTCCTAAACAGTCCACTCAGTCCACTTCCTCAAGTATGAGGGAAAAACAAGCCcctagaaataaaaataaaaaacagatattttaaagaattttgtaaatagttgtGTAGATTATTTTGTAAAGAATTAAGAggaatattttgtaaataattagaaataaaattttttttggacaaTTTGTGTATGTGtagaaggaaaaacaaaagagaatgaggaaaaaaaagaaaaggggtgAGGTGTAAGGGGTAAGGgatatgtgtgtatgtgtgtataaAAGAGAGAGTTATTGACGGAGTCAAAAGGGGGAAAGGGCCAATAAATAGACAAAATTGATAGAcacaaaagaaattgaatattttgtgATAGCAAAGACTTTTGGTAGAGACAAAATAATACGAACAAATCGAGGTTTCCATTTAAGAAATTACAATGGCTGACTTTCCCAATCTTTCTGGACCCCACCCTCCCTCTTTCCTCTCACACGTGCCACCCCACCCAAACACATTATTTCtctatttccatttttaccttttttacctttttctttttcttttaatctttccCCCTTAATCAGTAGTTTTGGTTTGCCTCCTcttctatttatttacattttgcaCCATCTTGCTAATACAAGTATAACATACAtgtaattcatttataaatcatatgtgtataattctaaaatttcactaaattatatatataattgtaagGTTAAAACATGTAGTATtcaaagaaatgagaaaagttgagagagaaaatagcaacacaaattattaagacaatgataaacaaataaaaaaggttttagaaagtaaaagaaaaaaaaaagatcaaattttagaaagaaaaaaatgataaaaaaaaaaatactaatttgtataaattttatatataattaaaacttgttttaatGTTTAGATTAAAATGTTTGAGATTTGTAGTAGTGTTAACGGAAGTTAATTATATcgtatttaaaaagtaaaataatattttaggtaATGACGTGATTAAAATGAATGTACTGAAAGAGAATTTCTTGAATCATCTCATGAGagtaaagtttttaaaaaaggaaaaacaaaaaaaaaaaggaaaaaggaaaagaagatagaaaagaaagcaatgatgaagatgaaggaaaagagagaaaagcaAAGCGAAAAAACAAAGAGGCCACGATGTCAGTAAACAACTAACTATTGGgtggaaaaaagagagaagcaaaaaggaaaaaaaaaaaaaaagaaagaaagaaagagagaaatgagCACTAgaattcaaagtcaataagGGAAAGCTCTGCCCTTCTTGGTAATAGGCGTCcatttcctcttccttttttgcgatttctttcttttcccacCGCGTGGACTTACCCCAACTCAACTACAACAACGGTTacacacaaaaataaacttcatcGATTCCTTCTTCATTACaaccttctttctttttgctccTTTTCTTCCCAATACAGTGATTCTTTCTGAGTTTTCTCTTTCCAGGACTGATTTTCTCAATAATTCACCTTCTGGGGTTGTTCTCTTTTCTcgttttcttcaattttcgaCCACTTTTGGATCGGTAAGCTGATTTCTGGGTTGCCCTTTTGGTGCTTTGTATTGGTTTTTTGTAATTCCCTTGACTTTTGGTGTTATtgagatgttttttttatcgtGGGTCTTTGGTGTTTGGTTGATCGGAATTGTTTTTTCTGAATTTGCAGTTTGGTGGATTCTGCTGTTTTTGCTTTCCCTTTTGTTGTGgggattatttattttttttggcaGAGAAATTTGGATTTTCTCTTCCTGTATTGAGGTGGATGATTCTTGAAGAGGGAAAGAAGGTGAAGTGGGAAGAATAAATTGTATGGATAACTTATGCTGCTTCAATTCCGTCTATTCTCAGGTAGTAATATCTTCTTACGTCTCCTTTGGCTGGTTTTATGTTAAGTTCATAATTATATGTGTTGACTTCTGTTGAACTTTGTATGGGGGTTGTTTCTGAGCTTCTGATGAGTTGTTGAGTTCTAAATCATGGTTCTGAATTATCTTTGTTACCGATCACTCATCAGTCATCATTTGGACTTGTTCTTGATTTATGAGATAAAACTGATTTTGTTACCTTTAGAAGGAGCTCCTtgtttaagtttgttttttcaacATGGTAACTAACTTCATGGGTTGGGATTATAGACTAGTTATGTTCTTGCTTTTATGcaagttttcattttgaatacAGCAAGACCAACAAAAGTGGTTGTCTTCACGCAACAATGTTTGGAAGAATTGTCaacttctctttcttgaaGTTCAAAGTTGGCGATACTTGCCTTTTGTTTGGTCATTTAAGATTATGCATTTTGATGAGTAAACCGAAAAACAGGTCAGAGACTCTCTTTTGCTAGTTTCATGTTATTCGTATGACGCATATATCACAAGGGATTTGGCTCAATGATGATATCCACAGTTTGAAATCCAACGTCCTTGGGTTTGTcttttataatgaaaaataaaccCTGAAGATGTTTGTATATTTTGACGGAGCAGTGCTTGGATTTCAATCATGCACCTTTTCTTAACGTGTTCAACAATTGTTGACATACACTCATTTGCTTGTTTTATTCTCTCTTGAGGCATGTAATCTTGAGTATCTACTTGAAATGAACTTTCGTATTGTCTTTTGAATGTGGAAAGATATCAGAACGTTTCACTGGCAAACTGCACTTAGGAGTAGCTCTCCAATATTGCCAATTATTATGAGGCACATTTATCTTGATATCATTGATTATGAACCATGAAAGATTTATTCCCTTTGTCTTTAGTTTGTAGGAGGGCGTTCGTCATGTAGCTCTGGAAAGGGCAGGGGCAATATATGCCCTGCCAGGTATGGGTTTAGCCTAGTAAAAGGCAAGGCAAATCATCCAATGGAGGATTATCATGTCGCTCAATTTATTACCGTGCATGGCCGCGAGCTAGGTCTTTTTGCTATATATGATGGACATTTAGGAGACAGCGTGCCCGCCTATCTACAGAAGCATCTATTTCCTAATATACTGAAGGATGTAAGTTCTTCGCAAGGTgcaattattgttttgttaagattgcaatattatatcaattatcaGCTATCATTACTGGCAAAACTCATTTGGAAATACCATTAATCAGTTCAAAAGTTTCAGATGTTTTTTTATCCCTCATGAATGCTGCATATGAGGAAGGTGTTTGCTGACAATTTGGTATGATATCTTGCTATTGCTTCAGGAGGAATTCTGGTCGAATCCTCGTAGCTCTATCTTTAAGGCTTACGAGAAGACAGACCAAGCAATACTCTCACACAGTCCTGACTTAGGAAGAGGTGGATCCACTGCTGTCACTGCAATTTTGATTAACGGTCAGAAATTATGGGTGGCTAATGTTGGAGATTCACGGGCAGTCCTTTCAAGAAAAGGGCAGGAATTGCAAATGTCTGTTGATCACGAGCCAAACACTGAGCGAGAAAGTATTGAGGATAGAGGAGGCTTTGTCTCTAACATGCCAGGTCTGGTAATGCATTGATGTATCCTCATGAATGCAAATGTTCATACCTTAGCAGACATgcattcttctttctttatctcttCGATGCAAACCCGATGGACTGCTGGTCTGTGGTGATTCTTTTATCAAGTAGGAATTCCACATCGATGCGTGAATgctacttttccttttttcaaaatgttcaagtctatataaattaaattctgAATTCTTGAAAATTAGGTTGAagctttacttttatttttgtgtcaACTACTCAGAAAGCAGTTTTTGTGTAGTCAAATATCTAATGAATTTTGTCACATCAAATTTGCTGCATATAATGTTAAACTAAAACTGCTTTCGAATTAAGTGTTGctttggtttttatttaaagagaGTTTCTACTGCAaacattgttttcaaattagaGGATGGACATTTAGAATTTCTTTGAAATTCACTCCATGTTCtcgtattttttaattagattttactGTGcacatgaaatttttgttcCATGTATAATGGTGGggattttctctctcttcttcatgttctttcttctttcttttcttccttttttttcttctttcttctttcttttcttcttttttgttttttaaaatgagaaagaaaactttcattgaaaaaatggtaaaagaatacaaagacatacaaaaaagaaagccCGCAAAAGATAGAGGTAGTAGCCTTAAGGAATGACCTCCAATCAAGCAAAACAATACCCAACGagtaattagaaaaagaaaacctttgCAACGGATATCCAAATGGAACCTAGCAAGGGAGTAAACATCGTTAGGATGATGCTCTAGCCCTCTAAAGATCTTATTGTTCCTCTTTTCTTAAAGCTCCTCGACACAGTAGCACGAATACCTGCTTGCCACAAAAACTTTGTATCGACAGAGGGCATTTGAAGGTGAAAATGGCCAATGCCAAGTCACTATTGCCTTCTATAATCCTTCTTGATTCTAGGAGATGAGATACCTATCCTGATTCCTCTGGATTCTATTTCGGTGTGCAGTCTTCTGTGAACTCTATGATTAATGATCAACCAATGTTCAAAATGTCCTATTAAGCTACATTGTTGGCTGTGAGATAGAAACTTAGCAAACATTGACCCCTAGATTTTCTTTAAGTAGTGGATATGATGTGTCAGGCTGAAAACTGGCCCTTGTCTTCACTTTTTTGGCAGCGAGATGTAAATTGTCACCACTGGAAACAGGAAATGAGAAATCATTTTTACCTAATGTCATAGAAAATCCTGAGTGGTCTCCTAGATTGAACTTGTGCGTTTGGTAACTAGATTAGGGTGTGGCTTTGGAAGTGTTCAGTAACTAAAAACATTGAAAGGTCTTCTTTTGCTAATGCTTTTGTTAacaaaatctactattttagGAACGTTTTCTAGGATGGGATAGAGCAATAGAAATTACTAACtgcatattttcttaaaagattGATAACAAGAAACAGGACATGGGACTTGCTTCATTTGGAAACTTAAGACTTATTTTGTAGTCACTAGACAGCGCTACCAcagctctctctctctctctttttcctttttaattttggttcatttggaCTTCTAGTCTCCATTTGAAATGTTGTTATAAATATCCTATGCCTCTGCTGGTATATACTTTCTAGATATGTTGTGAATTGCACATGAAGGTTAAGAGGCACATctattctcttaattttttcgACTCGTATGGAACAGTTAATGATGTCATACAGTCTGAGCTTGCTATGACTTTAATTGTTCTGACTTCATAATAATTCGATTACTTTTTGTCATGGTAGGAGATGTTGCAAGGGTGAATGGTCAGCTTGCAGTTTCTCGAGCATTCGGCGACAAGAACCTCAAGACACACTTGCGATCTGATCCTGACATAAGGAATGCCAATGTTGACTCTGACACTGAGCTTCTGATCTTAGCAAGTGATGGTCTATGGAAGGTAATTGCTACCCATAAACTGCAACAAGTATCCATTTTGAATGTTTTCAGTTCTAAAAACTCTCATGGAAAATTCAGGTGATGACAAATCAAGAAGCCGTGGATATAGCAAGAAAAACCAAGGATCCCCATAGAGCAGCAAAGCAATTAGCAGCAGAAGCACTGAAAAGGGAAAGCAAAGATGATATCTCAATCATCGTAGTTCGTTTCAAAGGGTAAAACTCGTGTTGAGCTGAAGTTTGTTACAACATTACTTATGTATTAGGGGTGTTATGAAATCCATGGTATTCAACTCCACAATCTTTGAGCCATCCCCAGTACGAAGAATCTAAAGAAAAACCCGCATAAATTTCGATATGTCttcaaaaatatgtttaatctCCCTGTTC
This is a stretch of genomic DNA from Cucumis sativus cultivar 9930 chromosome 4, Cucumber_9930_V3, whole genome shotgun sequence. It encodes these proteins:
- the LOC101214223 gene encoding probable protein phosphatase 2C 9 → MDNLCCFNSVYSQFVGGRSSCSSGKGRGNICPARYGFSLVKGKANHPMEDYHVAQFITVHGRELGLFAIYDGHLGDSVPAYLQKHLFPNILKDEEFWSNPRSSIFKAYEKTDQAILSHSPDLGRGGSTAVTAILINGQKLWVANVGDSRAVLSRKGQELQMSVDHEPNTERESIEDRGGFVSNMPGDVARVNGQLAVSRAFGDKNLKTHLRSDPDIRNANVDSDTELLILASDGLWKVMTNQEAVDIARKTKDPHRAAKQLAAEALKRESKDDISIIVVRFKG